A genomic region of Planococcus kocurii contains the following coding sequences:
- a CDS encoding CsbD family protein — MSDNKGFSDKLKGAVNKGKGEIKDQIGNATNDSSTQAEGKMDKAKGNIQDKIGDFKNNDKK; from the coding sequence ATGAGTGATAACAAAGGATTTTCCGACAAATTAAAAGGTGCAGTAAACAAAGGCAAAGGCGAAATTAAAGACCAAATCGGTAATGCTACTAATGATTCGAGTACGCAGGCTGAAGGCAAAATGGATAAAGCTAAAGGCAATATTCAAGATAAGATTGGCGATTTCAAAAATAATGATAAGAAATAA
- a CDS encoding general stress protein: MKSGNREFEIVYSKSEMETVIESLKTKGYREEDIHVMANDREVIDSAGSKGVHANQANSFSNRFKTLLSGKDVVRKELDRFNMSKDRTDDYERKIEKGAVLLYTDGEGRSGEEENFSSFDDSNSSINLEEGTAGTPSSGTVTRHQASNPGSDEIYAREVSREDQHVRSSDNDRLQDSRLKGDEIHPTSGLKKDEGSTLEKELDHEPALQTKEGAENLLHEEGINNRQDEPSPGADPNLGPAPFGRNSEEEELMNNRQGDFKEGANPHEHRDIESQKNKDDKNPPTQRLF, translated from the coding sequence ATGAAATCAGGAAATCGTGAATTTGAGATCGTTTACAGCAAGTCAGAAATGGAAACAGTAATTGAGTCATTAAAAACAAAGGGTTATCGTGAAGAAGATATTCATGTGATGGCCAATGATAGAGAAGTAATTGACTCTGCAGGTAGCAAAGGGGTTCATGCGAATCAGGCAAACTCTTTTTCCAATCGCTTTAAAACGCTGCTAAGTGGAAAAGACGTTGTAAGAAAAGAATTAGACCGTTTTAATATGAGTAAAGATAGAACAGATGATTATGAACGTAAAATTGAAAAAGGTGCCGTTCTTCTTTATACGGACGGAGAAGGAAGATCAGGTGAAGAGGAAAATTTTTCGTCTTTCGATGATTCAAATAGCTCAATAAATCTAGAAGAAGGAACTGCTGGTACGCCTAGTTCCGGAACAGTCACTCGCCACCAAGCAAGCAATCCTGGATCTGATGAAATTTACGCACGAGAAGTTTCTAGAGAAGACCAACATGTACGTTCTAGTGACAATGATCGTCTGCAGGATTCTCGCTTAAAGGGTGATGAAATTCACCCGACCAGTGGGTTGAAAAAGGATGAAGGTTCTACTCTAGAGAAAGAATTAGATCATGAACCAGCTCTTCAAACAAAAGAAGGTGCGGAAAATCTATTACACGAAGAGGGTATAAATAATCGGCAAGATGAACCTTCACCAGGCGCAGATCCAAATTTAGGCCCAGCTCCGTTCGGGAGAAACTCTGAAGAAGAGGAACTGATGAACAACCGACAAGGTGATTTTAAAGAAGGCGCAAATCCCCACGAACATCGCGATATTGAGAGTCAAAAAAATAAAGACGATAAAAACCCACCAACACAAAGACTATTTTAA
- a CDS encoding glycosyltransferase family 4 protein, with translation MLYLMMALAFIASIVLTPIVKRIAFRVGAVDKPNYRKVHARIMPRLGGLAIFGSFLIAYFIFKPQDPISNAIEASFIPIETAIIIGALLIIITGVLDDMYEISAKAKLVGQLVAAGIVVIGGGLEISFINLPFGGVLDFGYFSIPLTVLWIVGITNAINLIDGLDGLAAGVSTVALLTLAAMAFIMGDVYVMSMAALLAASTSGFLVYNFHPAKIFMGDTGALFLGFMISVLALMGFKNVTVVALIIPIIMLGVPISDTFFAIVRRVREKKSISEADKSHLHHCLLNIGFSHSQTVLIIYGIAALFGLAALLFSQATLWGGILLISIMLLAIELFVEVVGLAGKNYRPLLNLVRLIGK, from the coding sequence ATGCTATACCTCATGATGGCCTTGGCATTTATCGCTTCGATTGTGCTAACTCCAATTGTCAAACGCATTGCCTTTCGTGTAGGGGCAGTTGACAAACCGAATTATCGAAAAGTTCATGCGAGAATTATGCCGCGATTAGGCGGATTAGCCATTTTTGGTTCGTTTTTAATTGCGTATTTTATATTTAAGCCTCAAGATCCAATTTCAAATGCTATTGAAGCTTCATTTATTCCCATTGAAACAGCGATTATTATAGGTGCTTTATTGATTATCATTACAGGGGTACTGGATGATATGTACGAAATCAGTGCCAAAGCAAAATTAGTTGGGCAATTGGTTGCCGCTGGAATCGTCGTAATTGGTGGGGGGCTCGAAATTTCTTTTATTAACCTGCCATTTGGTGGAGTATTGGATTTTGGCTACTTTAGTATTCCACTGACTGTTCTATGGATTGTTGGAATTACCAATGCAATCAATTTAATTGATGGGCTTGATGGATTGGCTGCTGGGGTATCAACGGTTGCCTTATTAACTTTAGCAGCTATGGCGTTTATTATGGGCGACGTTTATGTGATGTCAATGGCTGCTTTGCTAGCCGCCAGCACTTCAGGATTTTTGGTTTATAATTTTCATCCTGCCAAAATATTTATGGGGGACACGGGTGCATTATTTCTAGGATTTATGATTTCAGTGCTAGCATTGATGGGCTTTAAAAACGTCACAGTTGTCGCATTGATCATTCCTATTATTATGTTGGGTGTTCCAATTTCAGATACGTTTTTCGCTATCGTTCGTCGAGTTCGTGAGAAAAAATCAATATCAGAAGCGGATAAATCTCACCTTCACCATTGCCTGTTAAATATCGGATTTTCGCATAGTCAAACTGTTTTAATTATCTATGGAATTGCCGCTTTGTTTGGTCTTGCAGCACTCTTGTTTTCGCAAGCTACATTGTGGGGAGGCATTTTGCTAATTAGTATTATGCTGCTCGCTATAGAGCTTTTTGTAGAGGTAGTTGGTTTGGCAGGGAAAAATTACCGTCCATTATTAAATTTAGTGCGTCTGATTGGGAAATAA
- a CDS encoding PolC-type DNA polymerase III yields MEKRDARQILEQKMKETRPQWSRKQPARPKRYKSSMQKVENYIVLDFETTGLRAGSDKIIQIGAVRYLNHERKDTMYLMINPQCSISSTITRITGITNKDVQDAPVIEEVAHELIAFIDGLPIIAHNAPFDMGFLYALEEITPIPEYTVIDTVKLARRAITQTPNHKLTTLTAFLKLEHDAHDALGDCLATAAIYQYCYDRI; encoded by the coding sequence TTGGAAAAAAGAGATGCCAGACAAATTCTAGAACAAAAAATGAAAGAAACGCGCCCTCAATGGAGCCGTAAACAACCTGCTCGTCCTAAAAGATATAAATCAAGTATGCAAAAAGTCGAAAATTATATCGTCTTAGATTTTGAAACGACAGGCTTGCGTGCAGGAAGTGATAAAATCATTCAAATCGGTGCGGTCAGATACCTCAACCATGAGCGCAAAGACACGATGTACCTGATGATCAATCCCCAATGCTCCATCTCAAGCACAATTACTCGAATTACGGGCATTACAAACAAAGATGTACAAGATGCACCCGTAATTGAAGAAGTCGCTCATGAACTCATAGCATTTATCGACGGGCTGCCCATTATAGCTCATAATGCTCCTTTTGATATGGGCTTTCTTTACGCCTTGGAAGAAATCACGCCGATTCCAGAATATACGGTAATCGATACAGTCAAATTAGCCAGAAGAGCCATTACTCAGACACCTAACCATAAACTAACGACATTAACAGCTTTTTTAAAACTCGAACACGATGCCCACGATGCCCTAGGCGACTGCTTAGCGACCGCAGCCATCTACCAGTACTGCTATGACCGAATCTGA
- the brnQ gene encoding branched-chain amino acid transport system II carrier protein — translation MIKKALTKMDILTLGLMLFALFLGAGNIIFPPYLGQLAGDQLFVAITGFLLTGVGLPLLGILAIAKAGGDLQSIAGRVHPLFGIVFTLIVYLAIGPFFGIPRTATVAFEIGASPFLPASFADSFWSLLIFTFVFFAITVLFAMNPTKLVDRIGKILTPLLIVVIGLLAIKSFLTPMGPIKSPIGNYDTEAFFESFLQGYLTMDAIAALVFGIVIIQSIRSKGITDTRIILRTTAYAGFIAAIGLSAVYLSLSYIGATSVEAIGLQDNGGMIIAMASRVLYGEIGGIILSAAITFACLTTSIGLVSATAQFFFKILPKFSYITYVFLFASFSATIANVGLTQLIAISLPVLLAIYPVAIVLVVLSFFDHLFYRKPFVYVIALSATAVVSIFDALRSTGIAFEQIDSIFQYLLFFEQGIGWILPAVIGTSIGIIIARSTHSKN, via the coding sequence ATGATAAAGAAGGCGCTTACAAAAATGGATATTCTGACCCTTGGACTTATGCTTTTTGCTTTGTTTCTGGGAGCAGGGAATATCATCTTTCCCCCTTATTTGGGTCAACTCGCCGGTGATCAATTATTTGTTGCTATTACCGGTTTTTTATTAACAGGGGTCGGTCTTCCATTATTAGGTATTCTCGCTATTGCAAAAGCGGGCGGAGATCTTCAATCCATTGCCGGACGCGTCCATCCATTATTCGGTATCGTATTCACGTTAATTGTTTATTTAGCTATCGGTCCCTTTTTCGGAATCCCGCGTACAGCTACTGTTGCTTTTGAAATTGGTGCTTCTCCTTTTCTACCAGCCAGTTTCGCTGATTCTTTTTGGTCTTTACTAATTTTCACCTTTGTCTTTTTCGCTATTACTGTTTTGTTCGCGATGAACCCGACAAAATTAGTTGATAGAATTGGTAAAATTTTAACACCTTTATTAATAGTAGTTATTGGGCTGTTAGCTATAAAAAGCTTTCTAACACCCATGGGCCCCATAAAGTCACCTATCGGAAATTACGATACGGAAGCTTTTTTTGAAAGCTTCTTACAAGGGTACCTTACGATGGATGCTATTGCCGCATTGGTTTTTGGAATTGTTATTATTCAATCTATTCGGAGTAAGGGAATTACCGATACTAGAATCATCTTAAGGACTACTGCTTATGCAGGGTTTATTGCCGCTATTGGTTTATCTGCTGTCTACTTGTCGTTAAGTTATATTGGTGCAACCAGCGTGGAAGCTATCGGCCTTCAAGATAACGGCGGCATGATTATCGCCATGGCGTCACGTGTCTTATATGGAGAAATCGGAGGAATTATCCTGTCTGCAGCAATCACCTTTGCTTGTCTGACGACTTCCATCGGTTTAGTATCTGCTACCGCTCAATTTTTCTTTAAGATTTTACCTAAGTTTTCTTATATCACTTATGTATTTTTGTTCGCATCGTTTTCCGCTACCATTGCAAATGTCGGCTTAACACAGTTGATTGCTATTTCTCTACCGGTGCTACTGGCTATTTACCCTGTAGCCATCGTTCTTGTAGTATTGTCATTTTTTGACCATCTATTTTACAGAAAACCTTTCGTTTATGTAATTGCTCTTTCTGCAACTGCAGTTGTCAGTATTTTCGATGCCTTACGTTCAACTGGGATTGCTTTCGAACAAATAGATTCAATTTTCCAGTATTTACTGTTTTTTGAACAAGGGATTGGCTGGATTCTCCCAGCTGTCATCGGAACTTCGATAGGAATTATAATTGCGCGTTCTACACATAGTAAAAACTAA
- a CDS encoding sensor histidine kinase, translating to MAKKIGGKAPDSIFNTMLDGMEQAKQDIFAISEESRQSYEVMKDELEEVRMDITTVIETGDLLEEKTRTARRRLAEVSQFFDSFTESQVRQVYEQANELQVQLSSNRSEEKKCRQKRDKLQRRLQTLLQTIERTESLVNQINIASSYLVSDFKDVDEAIDKSKSSQDYSFRIIEAQEEERKRLSREIHDGPAQMMANVLLRSDLIERTYREKGPEPAFQEITSLKEMVRQALTEVRRIIYDLRPMTLDDLGLVPTLKKYIDTIEEYNKGIKLKFLSKGKEERLPNNYETAIFRLVQEGISNAIRHGKSNVITVEMEWLSDQVKIMVTDNGTGFDQGIVKNQSFGLAGMRERIELVEGDFFINSSPGNGTVLMFHIPFKKGK from the coding sequence ATGGCAAAGAAAATCGGTGGAAAAGCACCTGATTCTATTTTTAATACAATGTTAGATGGAATGGAACAGGCGAAGCAGGATATTTTCGCCATTAGTGAAGAAAGTCGCCAAAGTTATGAAGTGATGAAAGACGAGCTGGAAGAGGTCCGGATGGATATTACAACGGTCATTGAAACCGGAGATCTTTTAGAAGAAAAAACACGTACTGCCCGGAGGCGTTTAGCGGAAGTATCTCAGTTTTTTGATTCTTTCACTGAAAGTCAGGTTCGTCAAGTGTATGAACAAGCAAACGAGCTTCAAGTGCAATTATCCTCTAATCGCAGCGAAGAGAAAAAGTGTCGGCAAAAGCGAGATAAGTTACAGCGACGGCTTCAAACTTTGCTTCAAACAATTGAGCGAACTGAAAGCCTAGTCAATCAAATAAATATTGCTAGCAGTTATTTAGTGTCAGACTTTAAAGATGTCGATGAAGCCATCGATAAGAGTAAGTCAAGTCAAGATTATAGCTTTCGAATCATTGAAGCACAAGAGGAAGAACGAAAGCGTTTATCAAGAGAAATTCATGACGGGCCTGCTCAAATGATGGCGAATGTGCTGCTTCGCTCAGACTTAATTGAAAGAACCTATCGTGAAAAAGGTCCTGAACCGGCTTTTCAGGAAATTACTTCATTAAAGGAAATGGTCAGACAGGCACTTACTGAAGTAAGAAGGATCATTTATGATTTGCGTCCGATGACGCTTGATGATCTCGGTCTAGTACCGACTTTAAAAAAGTACATTGATACTATTGAAGAGTATAATAAGGGCATTAAATTGAAGTTTTTGTCTAAGGGCAAAGAAGAACGATTGCCTAACAACTACGAAACTGCTATTTTCCGTCTTGTTCAAGAAGGGATTTCAAACGCAATCCGTCATGGGAAATCGAATGTAATCACCGTAGAGATGGAATGGTTAAGTGATCAAGTAAAAATTATGGTAACAGATAACGGCACTGGTTTTGATCAAGGAATTGTAAAGAACCAGTCATTTGGGTTAGCAGGCATGAGAGAAAGGATAGAATTAGTCGAAGGAGACTTCTTTATCAATTCCTCACCTGGGAACGGTACGGTCTTAATGTTTCATATCCCTTTTAAAAAGGGTAAGTAA
- a CDS encoding DUF4440 domain-containing protein: MKKMIIAVGLILTLAACSDSEEPSVNENTVEDGNAASENNAVEHGIDEEKEEQVGFTVDDEGNILAAEVPEEPARELLAAYDEYIAAFNAEDIDRYMETIAEKPDGFNREEDKAALVQAFKAYDSQYETSDETIVKYEENRAEVFASLNVHMKDANSDDAVEQSARQVVIFKKEDGEWKVNGVHLVGNQ, from the coding sequence ATGAAAAAAATGATTATTGCAGTTGGTCTCATTTTGACACTCGCTGCCTGTTCAGATTCTGAAGAACCCTCTGTCAATGAAAATACAGTTGAAGATGGTAATGCAGCAAGTGAGAACAATGCAGTCGAGCATGGTATTGATGAGGAAAAAGAAGAACAAGTGGGCTTTACGGTGGATGATGAAGGAAATATCCTAGCGGCTGAAGTGCCAGAAGAACCGGCACGCGAACTTTTAGCAGCTTATGATGAGTATATCGCGGCTTTTAATGCGGAAGATATCGATCGTTATATGGAAACTATTGCAGAGAAACCGGACGGATTTAATCGCGAGGAAGACAAAGCTGCATTGGTTCAAGCTTTTAAAGCTTACGATAGTCAATATGAAACAAGTGATGAAACAATCGTAAAATATGAAGAGAATCGAGCCGAAGTTTTTGCATCACTTAATGTTCACATGAAGGATGCTAACTCGGACGATGCGGTTGAACAATCGGCACGTCAAGTTGTCATATTTAAAAAAGAAGACGGCGAGTGGAAAGTAAACGGCGTTCACCTTGTCGGCAATCAATAA
- a CDS encoding NAD-dependent epimerase/dehydratase family protein — translation MMALVLEGTSFVGRHMVEKLLGKEHEVVLFNREKSNPRFFRN, via the coding sequence ATGATGGCATTAGTCCTTGAAGGCACTTCTTTTGTAGGGAGACATATGGTAGAGAAACTATTGGGCAAAGAGCATGAAGTAGTTTTGTTTAATCGAGAAAAAAGTAATCCTCGATTTTTCCGAAATTAA
- a CDS encoding general stress protein, which yields MSSHTKVLAVVFSESDLQKKIGELKSQGYKEQNLHIMAKDTSHFEEYSFDKQEVDTFTDKFKGFISGDSGVREGVKSLKLSETETARYTADLAKGGILLYQDEDEETILDTISVNEVSAEKEKTNDSQRQQFINSVDNNFDEQEDRFERGETFQQDPTLIQDERHNSFTTQENPEVEKARGGSSEAEKHSQSDKKYK from the coding sequence ATGAGTTCACACACTAAAGTGCTGGCAGTAGTTTTCTCAGAAAGTGATTTGCAGAAAAAAATTGGGGAATTAAAAAGCCAAGGCTACAAGGAGCAGAATCTTCATATCATGGCTAAAGACACATCGCATTTTGAAGAGTATTCATTTGATAAACAAGAAGTTGATACGTTTACTGATAAATTTAAAGGATTCATTTCTGGAGACAGTGGTGTTCGTGAGGGAGTAAAATCGTTAAAGCTCTCAGAAACGGAAACCGCACGGTATACTGCAGATCTTGCAAAAGGCGGAATTCTTCTCTACCAAGATGAAGATGAAGAAACGATACTCGATACGATTTCTGTTAACGAAGTAAGTGCAGAAAAAGAAAAAACAAATGATTCGCAAAGACAGCAATTCATTAATTCTGTCGATAATAATTTTGATGAACAAGAAGACCGCTTTGAACGAGGAGAAACATTCCAACAAGACCCTACATTAATTCAAGACGAAAGACACAATTCATTTACTACTCAGGAAAATCCTGAAGTTGAAAAAGCTAGAGGCGGTTCTAGTGAAGCTGAAAAACATAGCCAGAGCGATAAGAAATATAAATAA
- a CDS encoding DegV family protein, which produces MKTAVVTDSTSYLPKEKLEKLNIHMVSLEVTFGNESFKEAEMTEEEFYRKARDEFPKTSQPPLGEFVELYSKLSSHHEEIISIHLSSGISGTYAGSQQAAEMVDGVKVYSFDSELTCALQGFYAVKAAEMARDGADAQTILVELHEMKKTLRAYFMAEDLKHLQRGGRLSSAQALVGGMLQIKPILHFQNKVIVPFEKIRTRKKAMNRMVDLLKEASKDGQKLQATVIHANRLEDAQRWQEYLETECPQVDFEISCFGPVIGTHLGEGAMGLGWVEK; this is translated from the coding sequence ATGAAAACGGCAGTTGTTACAGATAGTACGTCTTATTTACCTAAAGAAAAACTTGAAAAGCTCAACATTCACATGGTTTCGCTAGAAGTAACATTTGGAAACGAATCATTTAAAGAAGCAGAAATGACGGAGGAAGAATTTTATCGGAAAGCCAGAGACGAATTTCCAAAAACGTCGCAGCCACCTTTAGGGGAATTTGTTGAACTATATAGCAAACTATCATCCCATCATGAAGAAATTATTTCCATTCACTTATCAAGTGGCATTAGTGGAACTTACGCAGGTTCGCAACAAGCGGCAGAAATGGTTGATGGCGTAAAAGTTTATTCTTTTGATTCGGAACTTACATGTGCTCTTCAAGGATTTTATGCTGTGAAAGCGGCAGAGATGGCTAGAGACGGCGCAGATGCTCAAACGATATTGGTGGAATTACATGAAATGAAGAAAACGTTGAGAGCTTACTTCATGGCAGAAGACCTGAAGCACCTTCAGCGTGGTGGAAGATTGTCCAGTGCACAAGCTTTAGTTGGTGGTATGTTACAAATCAAGCCTATTTTGCATTTCCAGAACAAAGTGATTGTTCCTTTCGAAAAAATTCGGACACGTAAAAAGGCGATGAATCGAATGGTCGACTTGTTAAAAGAAGCAAGTAAAGATGGGCAAAAACTACAAGCAACTGTTATTCACGCAAATCGTTTAGAAGATGCACAACGGTGGCAAGAATACCTAGAAACTGAATGTCCACAAGTGGACTTTGAAATTTCCTGTTTTGGACCGGTTATTGGCACGCATTTAGGAGAAGGAGCAATGGGTCTTGGTTGGGTAGAAAAATAA
- a CDS encoding YigZ family protein, translating to MRENYTTVGDTANAEILIQKSRFIGHAARAENEQQAIKFIESIKSLHRTATHNCSAYLIGEHDSIQKANDDGEPSGTAGFPMLEVLKKQGLQDTVVVVTRYYGGIKLGSGGLIRAYGKSTSAALSAAGIVERKLHYLMKTSIDYTWLGKLENEIRQSPFPLNHIEYMESVDLYIHVPIEKEKEFMDWINELTNGQAHISITDSQFLEFPAP from the coding sequence TTGCGAGAAAATTACACAACTGTAGGCGATACTGCCAACGCAGAAATACTTATCCAAAAATCTAGGTTTATCGGGCATGCTGCACGCGCAGAAAATGAACAGCAAGCCATTAAATTTATCGAATCGATTAAATCGCTTCATCGAACTGCCACTCATAACTGTTCTGCCTATCTTATTGGGGAACATGACTCTATCCAAAAAGCAAACGATGACGGTGAACCAAGCGGTACTGCTGGATTTCCGATGCTCGAAGTGTTAAAAAAACAAGGTTTACAAGACACTGTAGTTGTTGTCACCCGTTATTATGGTGGCATTAAGCTAGGTAGTGGCGGATTGATACGCGCTTACGGAAAATCCACATCGGCTGCACTCTCAGCTGCTGGTATCGTAGAAAGAAAGCTTCATTACTTAATGAAAACTTCCATTGATTATACATGGCTTGGCAAACTAGAAAACGAAATTCGCCAATCTCCATTTCCGCTAAATCATATAGAATATATGGAATCTGTTGATCTTTATATTCATGTCCCCATTGAAAAAGAAAAAGAGTTTATGGACTGGATAAATGAACTGACAAATGGACAAGCTCATATTAGTATTACAGACAGCCAATTTCTTGAATTCCCAGCACCTTAA
- a CDS encoding LCP family protein: protein MNRKIYRKTKVDKKRTIIKIIVTLAVSLLICVSAYGIYLIKEAESAVDTAYEPVGNINEDVEPLTDNISILFIGVDDSEQRNQSDGNIRSDALVLATLNNADKSIKLVSIPRDTYTFIPDAGKEDKITHAYALNGPSSTIESVEELLDVPVDYYLRMNFDAFIEVVDALGGIKVEVPYDITEQDENDSKNAIELKEGIQFLDGSEALALARTRHYDNDIERGKRQQMILESIMDRALSAGSITKYGDVFEAVGDNMKTDLSFQNMRALFEYAKDGKPDVETMTLDGYDDMSTGIYYWQLEQESLLEIQDVLQSHLGLKPDTSNLTDMGTHREIADYPTEENETPQ from the coding sequence ATGAACCGAAAAATTTATCGGAAAACGAAAGTAGACAAAAAAAGGACGATTATCAAAATAATCGTTACTTTAGCTGTCTCGCTACTTATCTGTGTCTCTGCTTACGGCATTTACTTAATTAAGGAAGCTGAATCTGCAGTGGATACCGCTTATGAACCTGTCGGAAATATAAATGAAGATGTTGAACCGCTTACAGATAACATTTCCATCTTATTTATCGGAGTCGACGACAGTGAACAACGCAATCAAAGTGATGGTAATATCCGCTCAGATGCACTCGTACTGGCTACGTTAAACAATGCAGACAAATCCATCAAGTTGGTTAGTATTCCTCGAGACACTTACACATTTATACCGGATGCAGGAAAAGAAGATAAAATCACACATGCCTATGCTTTAAACGGACCAAGTTCTACTATTGAAAGCGTAGAAGAATTATTAGACGTACCGGTCGATTATTATCTCCGTATGAATTTTGACGCTTTTATCGAAGTAGTTGATGCACTCGGCGGCATCAAAGTGGAAGTTCCCTATGATATTACGGAACAAGATGAAAATGATTCAAAGAATGCGATTGAACTAAAAGAGGGAATTCAATTTCTCGACGGCAGCGAAGCACTTGCTCTTGCTAGAACTCGTCATTACGACAATGATATTGAGCGTGGAAAACGCCAACAAATGATTTTAGAATCCATTATGGACCGCGCTTTATCAGCCGGATCTATTACTAAATATGGAGATGTCTTTGAGGCAGTTGGAGATAATATGAAAACAGATTTAAGTTTCCAAAACATGCGTGCATTGTTCGAATATGCCAAAGATGGCAAACCGGATGTCGAAACGATGACACTTGATGGCTATGATGACATGTCAACCGGCATTTATTATTGGCAGTTAGAACAAGAGTCCTTATTAGAAATTCAAGACGTATTGCAAAGCCATTTGGGATTGAAACCGGATACGTCTAATTTAACTGATATGGGCACTCATCGAGAAATTGCTGATTACCCAACTGAAGAAAACGAAACACCACAGTGA
- a CDS encoding response regulator transcription factor — MTKIIIIDDHQLFREGVKRILDFESSFEVVAEGGDGTEVVKLYEENRPDVVLMDINMPQKNGVEATGELIEQFPDAKVIMLSIHDDESYVTHALKTGALGYMLKEMDADAIIQAIKVVAKGGSYLHPKVTRNLVMEFRRLSERENKGSFHQTEIRRPYHLLTKRESEVLQLLTDGQSNRVIGETLFISEKTVKNHVSSILQKMQVNDRTQAVVTAIKNGWVEVR, encoded by the coding sequence ATGACAAAAATTATTATTATTGATGATCATCAATTATTCCGTGAAGGTGTAAAAAGAATTCTGGATTTTGAAAGTTCGTTCGAAGTTGTTGCTGAAGGCGGGGACGGCACCGAAGTTGTCAAATTGTATGAAGAAAATAGACCGGACGTTGTATTGATGGATATCAATATGCCGCAAAAAAATGGTGTAGAAGCTACAGGTGAATTGATTGAGCAATTTCCTGATGCAAAAGTTATTATGCTGTCTATCCACGATGATGAATCCTATGTGACGCACGCATTAAAAACCGGTGCTTTGGGATACATGCTTAAAGAAATGGATGCAGATGCAATTATTCAAGCGATCAAAGTGGTAGCAAAAGGCGGGTCTTATTTACACCCTAAAGTTACACGCAATTTAGTAATGGAATTCCGTCGCTTAAGCGAACGTGAAAACAAAGGCTCTTTCCATCAAACGGAAATTCGCCGTCCATATCATCTTTTGACAAAACGCGAAAGTGAAGTTCTTCAATTGTTGACTGATGGTCAAAGCAATCGTGTCATCGGAGAAACTTTGTTTATCTCTGAAAAAACAGTTAAAAATCACGTATCAAGTATTTTACAAAAAATGCAGGTAAATGACCGGACACAAGCAGTTGTGACCGCCATTAAAAATGGTTGGGTTGAAGTAAGATAA